A DNA window from Bacteroides cellulosilyticus contains the following coding sequences:
- a CDS encoding LL-diaminopimelate aminotransferase has translation MALVNEHFLKLPGSYLFSDIAKKVNTFRITHPKQEVIRLGIGDVTRPLPPACIEAMHRAVDEMTNASTFHGYGPEQGYDFLIEAIIKHDYAPRGIHFSPTEVFVNDGAKSDTGNIGDILRHDNSVGVTDPIYPVYIDSNVMCGRAGVLEEDGKWSNVTYMPCTAENNFVPEIPDKRIDIVYLCYPNNPTGTTLTKSQLKKWVDYALANDTLILFDAAYEAFIQEEDVPHSIYEIKGAKKCAIEFRSFSKTAGFTGVRCGYTVVPKELTAATLTGERIPLNRLWNRRQCTKFNGTSYITQRAAEAIYTPAGKQQIKENIDYYMNNARTMKEGLEAAGLKVYGGVNAPYIWLKAPNGIGSWRFFEQMLYEANVVGTPGVGFGPSGEGYIRLTAFGNHEDCVEAMKRIRKWLV, from the coding sequence ATGGCATTAGTAAACGAACATTTTTTGAAACTACCGGGAAGTTACTTGTTTTCAGACATAGCTAAAAAGGTGAATACTTTCAGGATAACGCACCCTAAACAAGAGGTCATCCGCCTGGGTATCGGAGACGTTACCCGGCCACTGCCACCGGCTTGCATCGAGGCGATGCACAGGGCAGTGGATGAGATGACAAATGCCAGTACCTTCCACGGATACGGTCCCGAACAGGGATATGACTTTTTGATTGAAGCGATCATCAAACATGATTATGCTCCGAGAGGCATTCATTTTAGCCCAACGGAAGTATTCGTAAACGATGGAGCCAAAAGCGATACGGGCAACATAGGCGATATCCTCCGCCACGACAACAGCGTGGGAGTGACAGACCCCATCTACCCGGTATATATAGACAGCAACGTAATGTGTGGCCGTGCCGGAGTATTGGAAGAAGACGGCAAATGGAGCAACGTGACTTACATGCCCTGCACCGCCGAAAACAACTTCGTTCCCGAGATACCGGACAAGCGGATTGACATCGTCTACCTTTGCTATCCGAACAATCCGACGGGAACAACGCTAACCAAGTCGCAACTGAAAAAATGGGTGGACTACGCACTTGCCAACGACACTTTGATTCTGTTCGATGCCGCTTATGAGGCGTTTATACAGGAAGAAGACGTTCCCCACTCCATTTACGAAATAAAAGGTGCCAAAAAATGTGCCATAGAGTTCCGCAGCTTCTCGAAGACAGCCGGATTCACCGGAGTCCGTTGCGGATACACCGTAGTTCCGAAAGAGCTGACAGCCGCCACCCTGACCGGTGAACGCATTCCGCTGAACCGTCTCTGGAACCGCCGTCAATGCACCAAATTCAATGGTACCAGCTACATCACCCAACGGGCTGCCGAAGCCATCTACACCCCGGCAGGCAAGCAGCAGATAAAGGAAAACATCGACTACTATATGAACAACGCCCGAACCATGAAAGAGGGTCTGGAAGCAGCCGGACTGAAAGTGTACGGCGGCGTGAATGCTCCTTACATCTGGCTGAAAGCACCGAATGGCATCGGTTCCTGGCGCTTCTTCGAACAGATGTTATACGAAGCCAATGTAGTAGGAACGCCCGGTGTAGGTTTCGGCCCCAGCGGAGAAGGCTACATCCGCCTGACCGCCTTCGGAAATCACGAGGATTGTGTGGAAGCGATGAAGAGAATCAGAAAATGGCTGGTATGA
- a CDS encoding ammonium transporter: MDKYSKRSIARLWIAVAVLMALCTTTETFAQTSATTDSISATTTAVIATLEETTVESSAPDTVGELVNGLNTVWMLLAAMLVFFMQPGFALVEAGFTRVKNTANILMKNFVDFMFGSLLYWFIGFGLMFGVGGFVGMPHFFNLSFYDGGGLPTEGFLVFQTVFCATAATIVSGAMAERTKFSMYLVYTIFISVLIYPISGHWTWGGGWLMNGEEGSFMMNLFGTTFHDFAGSTIVHSVGGWIALVGAAILGPRIGKYGKDGKSRAIPGHNLTIAALGVFILWFGWFGFNPGSQLAAASTDDAMAISHVFLTTNLAACAGGFFALVVSWLKFSKPSLSLTLNGILAGLVGITAGCDMVSPLGAVIIGTICGILMIFSVEFIDKVLKIDDPVGASSVHGVCGFTGTILTGFLSTSEGLFYGAGWGFLGAQVFGALVVGAWAAGMGFFIFKGLDRIHGLRVSKRVEEEGLDIYEHGESAYNG, from the coding sequence ATGGATAAATATAGTAAACGCAGCATTGCCAGGCTGTGGATAGCTGTTGCTGTCCTTATGGCACTCTGCACAACAACAGAAACTTTTGCACAAACTTCCGCAACAACGGATAGTATATCAGCTACAACAACCGCTGTTATAGCTACATTAGAAGAGACTACTGTAGAATCATCAGCCCCTGACACTGTAGGAGAATTAGTAAACGGACTCAACACTGTATGGATGTTACTCGCCGCTATGCTGGTATTTTTCATGCAACCGGGCTTTGCACTGGTAGAAGCCGGTTTCACCCGGGTCAAGAACACTGCCAACATCCTGATGAAGAACTTCGTAGACTTCATGTTCGGTTCCCTACTCTATTGGTTCATCGGTTTCGGACTGATGTTCGGCGTAGGTGGTTTCGTGGGAATGCCCCACTTCTTCAACCTCTCGTTCTATGATGGAGGAGGATTGCCAACAGAAGGCTTTCTGGTATTCCAAACTGTATTCTGTGCCACAGCAGCTACTATCGTATCAGGAGCCATGGCCGAACGTACCAAATTCTCCATGTATTTGGTTTACACCATCTTCATCAGCGTACTGATCTATCCGATTTCCGGTCACTGGACCTGGGGCGGCGGCTGGTTGATGAACGGCGAAGAAGGTTCGTTCATGATGAATCTGTTCGGCACCACGTTTCACGACTTCGCAGGTTCCACCATTGTTCACTCTGTCGGTGGCTGGATTGCGCTGGTAGGTGCAGCCATCCTTGGTCCACGCATCGGCAAATACGGTAAAGATGGCAAGTCCAGAGCTATTCCGGGACACAACCTCACCATAGCGGCGTTAGGTGTATTCATTTTATGGTTCGGCTGGTTCGGATTTAACCCCGGTTCACAGTTGGCAGCAGCCTCTACGGACGATGCAATGGCTATCTCACACGTCTTCCTCACCACGAATCTTGCAGCTTGTGCCGGAGGTTTCTTCGCACTGGTGGTCAGTTGGTTAAAATTCAGCAAACCATCTTTATCCTTGACTCTGAATGGTATCCTGGCAGGTTTGGTAGGTATCACGGCAGGCTGCGATATGGTTTCTCCGCTGGGTGCTGTCATCATCGGTACAATCTGTGGCATCCTGATGATATTCTCGGTAGAGTTCATCGATAAAGTGCTGAAGATTGACGATCCCGTTGGTGCAAGTTCCGTACACGGTGTCTGCGGTTTCACAGGTACCATTCTCACAGGTTTCTTGTCTACCAGTGAAGGACTCTTTTATGGTGCAGGCTGGGGATTCCTCGGAGCACAAGTATTTGGTGCCCTCGTAGTAGGTGCATGGGCAGCCGGTATGGGATTTTTCATCTTCAAAGGACTCGATAGGATACACGGTCTCCGCGTTTCCAAACGTGTTGAAGAAGAAGGACTCGACATCTACGAGCATGGTGAATCAGCGTATAACGGATAA
- a CDS encoding glutamine synthetase III: protein MSKLRFRVVETAFKKKPVAVAAPAERPSEYYAKYVFNKEKMFRYLPSKVYAKLIDVIDNGAPLDRSIADEVAAGMKKWALEMGVTHYTHWFHPLTEGTAEKHDAFIEHDGKGGVMEEFTGKLLVQQEPDASSFPNGGIRNTFEARGYSAWDPSSPAFIVDDTLCIPTIFIAYTGESLDYKAPLLKALRAVDKAAVDVCRYFNPEVKKVVAYLGWEQEYFLIDEGLYAARPDLLMTGRTLMGHDSAKNQQLEDHYFGAIPTRVAAFMKELEIEALKLGIPVKTRHNEVAPNQFELAPIFEECNLAVDHNMLIMALMRKVARNHGFRVLLHEKPFKGVNGSGKHNNWSLGTDTGIGLMGPGKLPEENLRFITFVVNTLMAVYKHNGLLKAAISSATNAHRLGANEAPPAIISSFLGKQLSQVLEHIEESTKDDLVSLSGKQGMKLDIPQIPELLIDNTDRNRTSPFAFTGNRFEFRAVGSEANCACAMIALNAAVAEQLVEFKKDVDELIERGEPKISAILEVIRKYIKICKPIHFDGNGYSDEWKEEAKKRGLDCETSVPLIFDSYLKPESIRMFENTGVLTQKELEARNEVKWETYTKKIQIEARVLGDLAMNHIIPVATQYQTDLIDNVYKMKDLFPGDKAAKLSAKNLELIEEIADRTAFIKEHVDAMIEARKVANKIESEREKAIAYHDTIVPAMEEIRYHIDKLELIVDNQMWTLPKYRELLFIR from the coding sequence ATGTCTAAATTAAGATTCAGAGTAGTAGAAACGGCGTTTAAAAAGAAACCCGTTGCAGTGGCAGCCCCCGCGGAACGTCCGTCGGAATATTATGCCAAGTATGTGTTCAACAAGGAAAAGATGTTCAGGTATCTGCCGAGTAAGGTATATGCCAAACTGATTGACGTGATCGACAATGGTGCTCCGCTGGATCGCAGCATTGCTGATGAAGTAGCAGCCGGTATGAAGAAATGGGCACTCGAAATGGGTGTTACCCACTATACCCACTGGTTCCACCCGTTGACAGAGGGTACAGCCGAGAAGCATGACGCTTTCATCGAGCATGATGGCAAAGGCGGTGTGATGGAAGAATTCACAGGCAAACTTCTCGTTCAGCAGGAACCGGATGCATCCAGCTTCCCTAACGGTGGTATCCGCAATACGTTCGAGGCACGCGGTTACAGTGCATGGGACCCCTCTTCTCCGGCTTTCATCGTCGATGATACGCTCTGTATACCGACCATTTTCATCGCATACACCGGTGAGTCACTGGACTACAAAGCTCCGTTACTGAAAGCCCTGCGTGCCGTAGACAAAGCTGCCGTAGACGTATGCCGTTACTTCAATCCGGAAGTGAAGAAGGTAGTTGCCTATCTGGGTTGGGAACAGGAATATTTCCTGATCGACGAAGGTCTGTATGCTGCACGTCCCGATTTGCTGATGACAGGCCGCACGCTGATGGGGCACGACAGTGCCAAAAACCAACAGTTGGAAGACCACTATTTCGGTGCCATCCCTACCCGCGTGGCAGCCTTTATGAAGGAATTGGAAATCGAGGCATTGAAGCTCGGTATCCCCGTTAAAACGCGTCACAATGAGGTAGCTCCCAACCAGTTCGAGCTGGCTCCCATCTTCGAAGAATGTAACCTGGCTGTAGACCATAACATGCTCATCATGGCACTGATGCGTAAAGTAGCCCGTAACCACGGCTTCCGCGTGTTGCTGCATGAAAAGCCTTTCAAGGGCGTCAACGGTAGCGGTAAGCACAACAACTGGTCATTGGGTACGGATACAGGCATCGGACTGATGGGACCGGGTAAACTGCCCGAAGAAAACCTGCGCTTCATCACTTTCGTAGTGAACACCCTGATGGCAGTCTACAAGCACAATGGATTGTTGAAAGCCGCTATTTCCAGTGCCACGAACGCACACCGCCTGGGTGCCAACGAAGCACCTCCCGCAATCATTTCCAGCTTTCTGGGCAAACAGTTGTCACAAGTATTGGAACACATTGAAGAGAGTACAAAGGATGATCTCGTAAGCCTTAGCGGCAAGCAAGGTATGAAACTGGATATTCCGCAGATTCCGGAATTGTTGATTGACAATACCGACCGTAACCGCACCAGTCCGTTCGCCTTCACCGGAAACCGTTTTGAGTTCCGCGCCGTAGGTTCGGAAGCAAACTGTGCCTGCGCCATGATTGCCCTGAACGCCGCTGTAGCCGAGCAACTGGTAGAATTCAAAAAAGATGTGGACGAACTCATCGAAAGGGGGGAACCGAAGATTTCGGCTATCCTTGAGGTCATCCGCAAATACATCAAGATCTGTAAGCCCATCCATTTCGATGGCAACGGCTACAGTGACGAATGGAAAGAAGAGGCCAAGAAACGCGGTCTGGATTGCGAAACCAGCGTGCCTCTCATCTTCGACAGCTATCTGAAGCCGGAAAGTATCCGCATGTTCGAAAATACCGGTGTTCTGACTCAGAAAGAACTGGAAGCCCGGAACGAAGTGAAATGGGAAACTTACACTAAGAAAATCCAAATTGAAGCTCGTGTATTAGGTGATTTGGCCATGAACCACATCATCCCGGTAGCCACGCAGTATCAAACGGATCTCATTGATAACGTTTACAAGATGAAGGACCTGTTCCCAGGCGACAAAGCTGCAAAACTGTCTGCCAAGAACCTGGAACTCATCGAAGAGATTGCCGACCGCACCGCCTTCATCAAAGAGCATGTAGATGCCATGATCGAAGCCCGCAAAGTGGCCAACAAGATCGAAAGTGAACGTGAGAAAGCCATTGCCTACCACGACACCATCGTACCGGCAATGGAGGAGATCCGTTATCATATCGACAAGCTGGAACTGATTGTCGACAACCAAATGTGGACGCTGCCAAAATACAGGGAACTCTTGTTTATTCGTTAA
- a CDS encoding ABC transporter substrate-binding protein — protein MKKYISLFLCILLLASCTDSGEKRSRVLKVYNWGDYIDEEVLAEFPAWYKEQTGEDIRIIYQVFDINEIMLTKIERGQEDFDLVCPSEYIIERMLKKDLLLPINRNFGKTPDYIPNISPYIQKELEKISQPGRHTNDYIVPYMWGTAGILYNKKFKTLEEVSSWGCLWDAVNRGKILMKDSYRDAYGTAIIYAHARQLADSTITVEQLMNDNSPEAIALAEQYLKALKPNIAGWEADFGKEMMTKNKAWLNLTWSGDAVWAIDEAEAVGVDLDYVVPREGSNIWYDGWAIPKYARNVKAASYFINYLCQPDIALRNMDAIGYVSAVATPEIMEAKIDTTLEQFSDLSYFFGPGADSVQINPIQYPDRKVVERCAMIRDFGDRTELVLEMWSRVKGDNLNTGIVLLIFAVFGILFVWIVWKRISIYKQKKRHHRRRRRIRK, from the coding sequence ATGAAGAAATACATATCCCTCTTCCTCTGCATCCTTCTCCTCGCCTCCTGTACCGACTCAGGTGAGAAGCGTAGCCGTGTCCTGAAAGTCTATAATTGGGGAGATTACATCGACGAAGAAGTCCTCGCCGAATTTCCTGCCTGGTACAAAGAGCAGACAGGCGAAGATATCCGCATCATCTACCAGGTATTCGATATCAACGAAATCATGCTCACCAAAATTGAGCGCGGACAGGAAGATTTCGACCTTGTATGCCCATCGGAATACATCATCGAACGAATGTTGAAGAAAGATCTCCTCCTCCCTATCAACCGCAATTTTGGGAAGACTCCGGACTATATCCCCAACATCTCCCCGTATATTCAGAAAGAGTTGGAGAAGATCAGCCAGCCCGGTCGCCACACCAATGATTACATTGTTCCCTACATGTGGGGTACCGCCGGAATACTCTATAACAAGAAGTTCAAGACCCTTGAAGAAGTCAGCTCCTGGGGATGCCTTTGGGATGCCGTCAACCGTGGTAAGATTCTGATGAAAGACAGTTACCGCGATGCCTACGGCACTGCCATCATCTATGCCCATGCCCGGCAACTTGCCGATAGCACCATCACCGTGGAGCAACTGATGAACGACAATTCCCCTGAAGCCATTGCCCTTGCAGAGCAATACCTGAAAGCTCTGAAACCCAACATTGCCGGGTGGGAAGCCGACTTCGGCAAAGAAATGATGACGAAAAACAAAGCATGGCTCAACCTTACCTGGAGTGGCGACGCCGTCTGGGCCATTGACGAAGCGGAAGCTGTAGGCGTAGATCTGGACTATGTAGTTCCCCGTGAAGGCAGCAACATCTGGTACGATGGCTGGGCCATCCCCAAGTATGCCCGCAACGTAAAAGCCGCCAGCTACTTCATCAATTATCTTTGCCAGCCGGATATTGCTCTGCGCAATATGGATGCCATCGGCTACGTCAGTGCCGTAGCAACGCCCGAGATTATGGAGGCAAAGATCGACACCACTCTTGAACAGTTCTCCGACCTCAGTTATTTCTTCGGTCCCGGTGCAGACAGCGTTCAGATCAATCCGATACAATACCCTGACCGTAAAGTCGTGGAGCGTTGCGCCATGATCCGTGACTTCGGTGACCGCACAGAGCTTGTTCTCGAAATGTGGAGCCGCGTCAAAGGCGATAACCTGAATACGGGTATCGTGCTTCTCATCTTTGCAGTCTTCGGGATACTGTTTGTGTGGATTGTCTGGAAACGGATCAGCATTTACAAGCAGAAGAAACGTCACCACAGGCGCAGACGTCGTATACGCAAGTAA
- the dapF gene encoding diaminopimelate epimerase — protein MTRVIKFTKMHGAGNDYIYVNTLKYPIESPEKLSVEWSAPHTGIGSDGLVLIGSSDKADFSMRIFNADGSEAKMCGNASRCIGKYLYECGLTSQTAVTLDTLSGIKILKLHVEDGKVNTVTVDMGRPADMKEQPIEANGQKFTGTTVSMGNPHLVIFVEDIKDINLESIGPKLENHPLFPDRINVEFAQVLEEGKIRMRVWERGSGITQACGTGACATAVAAALTGKSGRKTDIIMDGGSLTIEWDEKTDHVWMTGGAVRVFDGEVIMNDE, from the coding sequence ATGACAAGAGTTATAAAATTCACTAAGATGCACGGAGCAGGCAACGATTACATTTATGTAAACACCCTGAAATATCCCATCGAAAGCCCTGAAAAACTTTCGGTTGAATGGAGCGCCCCGCATACAGGAATTGGAAGCGACGGCCTGGTACTCATCGGCAGTTCGGACAAGGCAGATTTCAGTATGCGCATCTTCAATGCAGATGGTTCCGAAGCCAAAATGTGCGGCAACGCCAGTCGTTGCATCGGTAAATACTTATATGAATGCGGTCTGACTTCCCAAACAGCCGTTACCCTCGACACCCTGTCGGGCATCAAAATACTGAAGCTCCATGTAGAAGACGGAAAAGTGAACACCGTAACCGTGGATATGGGACGTCCCGCCGATATGAAAGAACAACCCATTGAAGCCAACGGACAGAAATTCACCGGAACCACCGTATCAATGGGAAATCCTCACCTAGTAATCTTTGTAGAAGATATTAAAGATATCAACCTCGAAAGCATCGGTCCGAAACTGGAAAATCATCCGTTGTTTCCCGACCGCATCAATGTAGAGTTTGCCCAGGTGCTGGAGGAAGGGAAAATCAGGATGAGAGTTTGGGAGAGAGGTTCGGGCATCACCCAGGCTTGCGGAACCGGAGCCTGCGCCACCGCAGTAGCTGCCGCACTGACCGGAAAATCCGGAAGAAAAACAGATATCATCATGGATGGAGGCTCACTTACCATCGAATGGGACGAAAAAACGGATCACGTATGGATGACCGGAGGAGCAGTCCGGGTGTTCGACGGAGAAGTAATTATGAATGATGAATGA
- a CDS encoding P-II family nitrogen regulator: MKKIEAIIRKTKFEDVKDALLEADIEWFSYYDVRGIGKSRQARIYRGVMYDTSTIERILVSIVVRDKNAEKTVQAIIKSAQTGEIGDGRIFIIPIEDAIRIRTAERGDIALYNAEQER, translated from the coding sequence ATGAAAAAGATTGAAGCAATTATCCGCAAGACAAAATTCGAGGATGTAAAGGACGCATTGCTCGAAGCGGACATCGAATGGTTCTCCTACTACGACGTCCGGGGAATAGGAAAATCCCGTCAGGCACGTATCTACCGCGGTGTAATGTACGACACCAGTACCATTGAGCGTATCCTGGTCTCTATCGTGGTACGCGACAAGAATGCCGAAAAGACCGTGCAGGCCATCATCAAGTCCGCACAAACCGGAGAAATCGGCGACGGGCGTATCTTCATCATCCCCATAGAAGACGCTATCCGCATCCGCACCGCCGAACGTGGCGACATCGCCCTCTATAATGCTGAACAGGAAAGATAG
- a CDS encoding glycerophosphodiester phosphodiesterase family protein — translation MKLKKLLFASAMSLAACGILQAQNTQVIAHRGFWKTDGSAQNSIAALVKADSIHCYGSEFDVWLTADNKLIVDHDGVFKGVRMETSTEKECTSIILDNGENLPTLQQYLDKAKGVRTRLILELKGHKTPERETLAVEQIVKMIKEMGLEERTEYITFSRHATKEFIRLAPKGTPVYYLEGDLNPQELKDMGCAGPDYHFSVFKKHPEWIKECHDLGMKVNAWTVNDAKDMERLISQGVDFITTNEPVLLQEILE, via the coding sequence ATGAAACTGAAAAAACTTTTATTTGCCTCCGCTATGTCTCTTGCCGCATGCGGCATTCTGCAGGCCCAAAACACCCAAGTCATTGCCCACCGTGGTTTCTGGAAGACCGACGGCTCTGCCCAGAATAGTATTGCCGCCCTGGTGAAAGCTGACTCCATCCACTGCTACGGCTCCGAGTTCGATGTCTGGCTCACTGCCGACAACAAGCTTATCGTAGATCATGACGGTGTATTCAAAGGTGTCCGCATGGAAACATCCACCGAGAAAGAATGTACCTCTATCATCCTCGATAACGGTGAGAACCTCCCTACCCTTCAGCAGTACCTTGATAAAGCCAAAGGGGTGAGAACCCGCCTTATCCTGGAACTCAAAGGACACAAGACTCCCGAACGGGAAACGCTTGCCGTAGAGCAAATTGTGAAAATGATTAAGGAGATGGGACTGGAAGAGCGTACCGAATACATCACTTTCTCACGCCATGCGACCAAAGAATTCATTCGCCTGGCTCCTAAAGGTACTCCCGTATATTATCTGGAAGGTGACCTCAATCCGCAGGAACTGAAAGACATGGGTTGTGCCGGTCCTGATTACCATTTCTCTGTCTTCAAAAAACATCCCGAATGGATCAAAGAATGTCACGACCTTGGCATGAAAGTTAACGCCTGGACAGTAAATGATGCCAAAGATATGGAACGACTTATCAGCCAGGGAGTGGATTTCATTACCACCAACGAACCAGTACTATTGCAGGAGATATTGGAGTAG